In Bradyrhizobium guangxiense, the following are encoded in one genomic region:
- a CDS encoding shikimate dehydrogenase: MHQKSSFLVGLIGSGITASRPPPMHEAAADAAGIRYLYRKIDLTELKLGVEALPELLTAAKRMGFDGLNVTHPCKQAILLLLDELSPDAEALGAVNTVVIRNGRMTGHNTDWFGFAENFRRNMQGVPLGRVVQFGAGGAGAAVAFALMKLGVRELTIVDVDVAKAQSVVDSLSPRFAEGHLKVGQDVAAAVAAADGIVNATPIGMDKYPGTALPTALLRPDLWVAEIVYFPLETALLRTARALGCRTVDGGGMAIFQGTEAFRLFTGISPDPDVFFATFASLGG, translated from the coding sequence ATGCATCAGAAGTCCAGCTTTCTCGTCGGCCTGATCGGCAGCGGCATCACGGCGTCCCGCCCCCCGCCGATGCACGAAGCGGCCGCCGACGCCGCCGGCATCCGCTATCTCTACAGGAAAATCGATCTGACAGAGCTGAAACTCGGAGTTGAAGCGCTGCCGGAATTGCTCACGGCGGCAAAGCGGATGGGCTTTGATGGGCTGAACGTGACCCATCCCTGCAAGCAGGCGATCCTCCTGCTCCTGGACGAGCTTTCGCCGGACGCGGAGGCGCTTGGCGCGGTGAACACCGTGGTCATCAGGAATGGCCGAATGACCGGTCACAACACCGACTGGTTCGGCTTCGCCGAGAACTTTCGCCGCAACATGCAGGGTGTACCGCTCGGCCGTGTCGTCCAATTCGGCGCCGGCGGCGCCGGCGCGGCGGTCGCGTTCGCGCTGATGAAGCTCGGGGTGCGGGAATTGACCATTGTCGACGTCGACGTGGCCAAGGCGCAGAGCGTGGTCGACAGCTTGTCCCCGCGATTTGCAGAAGGGCATTTGAAAGTCGGCCAGGATGTCGCAGCCGCCGTTGCTGCCGCAGACGGAATTGTCAACGCGACGCCGATCGGTATGGACAAATATCCGGGCACGGCGCTGCCGACGGCGCTGCTGCGTCCCGATCTGTGGGTCGCTGAGATCGTCTACTTCCCGCTGGAGACCGCATTGCTGCGCACGGCGCGCGCCCTCGGCTGCCGCACCGTCGATGGCGGTGGCATGGCGATCTTCCAGGGTACCGAAGCATTCCGCCTGTTCACGGGCATCTCACCTGATCCAGACGTTTTCTTCGCCACTTTCGCATCCCTGGGAGGGTGA